A region from the Brettanomyces bruxellensis chromosome 4, complete sequence genome encodes:
- a CDS encoding uncharacterized protein (CAZy:GT15), whose product MLALIALGVGILTIAKTEKASSIMLFSNLGFYSKGIEFKAPEYYNDVTQNKVKRENATLFSLVRNSELDGMLSSIKYVEERFNNRFHYDWVFMNDKPFTEYFKGNVSAAVSGRAIFSEIPEEFWDIPDSIDKDEMKKDMDFMAREQVLYARKVTYRQMCRFNSGFFYKMPVMNTYQYYWRVEPFIRFYCDIAEDPFKIMHEEKRAYGFTMAMLEDRKTIRQLWSNTLEFFESEHPEYVGKRNSIKFITHDSETHTFEPRNYNLCHYWSNFEIADLNFFRSKEYEDYFQYLDATGNFFYERWGDAPIHSLAVSYLLPFKKIHYFANTGYYHKPNFDCPSDPDIFNALHCKCEPARSFTNLAYSCVPRFLLAEKADLEENTKV is encoded by the coding sequence ATGCTTGCCTTAATTGCTCTTGGTGTAGGAATTTTAACCATTGCTAAAACGGAAAAAGCCAGTAGcatcatgcttttttcaaatttgggCTTCTATTCCAAAGGTATAGAATTTAAAGCTCCGGAATATTACAACGACGTGACACAGAATAAGGTCAAAAGAGAGAATGCCACGTTATTTTCATTGGTGCGAAATAGTGAGTTGGATGGTATGCTCTCATCGATTAAAtatgttgaagaaagattCAATAATCGTTTCCACTATGACTGGGTGTTCATGAACGACAAGCCATTTACCGAATATTTTAAAGGTAATGTGAGTGCAGCTGTCAGTGGCAGAGCAATCTTTTCCGAGATACCAGAAGAGTTCTGGGATATACCAGACAGTATAGATAAGGAcgaaatgaagaaagatatGGACTTCATGGCAAGAGAGCAAGTCCTTTACGCAAGAAAGGTGACTTATCGCCAAATGTGTCGTTTCAACTCGGGATTTTTCTATAAAATGCCCGTTATGAATACGTATCAGTATTATTGGAGAGTGGAACCTTTCATTAGATTCTATTGTGACATAGCGGAAGATCCATTCAAGATTATGCACGAGGAGAAACGTGCTTATGGTTTTACTATGGCAATGCTAGAGGACAGAAAAACAATCCGACAGTTGTGGAGTAACACGTTGGAGTTTTTTGAAAGTGAACATCCAGAGTATGTTGGAAAGCGGAACAGCATAAAGTTCATTACACATGATTCGGAAACGCATACATTTGAGCCTAGAAATTATAATCTTTGTCACTATTGGTCCAATTTTGAGATTGCAGATTTGAATTTCTTTCGATCCAAGGAATATGAGGATTACTTTCAATATCTTGATGCCACGGGGAACTTTTTCTACGAGAGATGGGGCGATGCACCTATTCACTCACTAGCTGTCTCATACCTTCTTccattcaaaaaaattcactATTTTGCCAACACTGGTTACTACCATAAACCTAATTTCGATTGTCCATCTGATCCAGACATATTTAATGCACTCCATTGCAAATGTGAACCTGCCCGAAGTTTCACAAATTTAGCTTACTCGTGTGTTCCACGTTTCCTTTTAGCAGAGAAGGCCGATTTGGAAGAAAACACAAAGGTCTAA